A single window of Sporosarcina sp. Marseille-Q4943 DNA harbors:
- a CDS encoding (Fe-S)-binding protein, whose protein sequence is MSSAQAELVRQSFVTHVDENRLMDCMRCGFCLPACPTYIHSDYDETQSPRGRIALMKAVRDGDVEWDGSIEEAFDLCLGCRACEPACPAGVQYGTLIEETREAILSVKPQTLKEKTIRKGAFDHLFADQRKMKTAVKLVTFYQKTGLQKVVRKVGFMELFPPFVKDMERSLPAPPKKRRTLSQLTEKKTTVAFFAGCLMDTMFQETNRNTIDLLNTLGCEVVIPKNQQCCGALQGHSGEMERARRNAKANLEAFDLDGIDYIVNNAGGCGAFLSEYDRLFERDPALLAKAQQFFEKQIDISSLLVKLGIIDELLKQPVTDTDEIVTYQDSCHLRNVNRVKDEPREILKAVKGSLFVEMPGSHLCCGSAGVYNLLQPEMASRILGSKMEEVKRVQATTIITTNPGCLLQMKVGVEREGLSGTARAMHIVDFIHEKIIETYGGK, encoded by the coding sequence ATGAGTAGTGCACAGGCTGAGTTGGTCCGGCAATCGTTCGTCACCCATGTCGATGAAAACAGGCTGATGGATTGCATGCGATGTGGGTTCTGTCTGCCGGCATGCCCGACATACATCCACTCCGATTACGATGAAACTCAGTCGCCACGCGGCAGGATCGCCCTAATGAAAGCGGTCCGCGACGGTGATGTCGAATGGGACGGTTCCATCGAAGAGGCTTTCGACCTTTGCCTTGGCTGTAGGGCGTGCGAACCTGCGTGTCCCGCAGGTGTCCAATACGGAACACTTATCGAGGAGACGCGCGAAGCGATTCTTTCCGTTAAACCGCAGACATTGAAGGAGAAAACGATCCGGAAAGGGGCGTTCGACCATCTTTTCGCCGACCAGCGGAAGATGAAGACTGCCGTGAAACTCGTGACGTTCTATCAAAAAACGGGGTTGCAGAAGGTTGTCCGGAAGGTCGGCTTCATGGAGCTCTTCCCTCCATTCGTGAAAGATATGGAAAGGTCGCTGCCCGCCCCGCCGAAAAAGCGCCGGACGCTTAGCCAATTGACCGAAAAGAAAACGACAGTCGCCTTCTTCGCCGGTTGCCTTATGGATACGATGTTCCAGGAGACAAATCGGAATACGATCGATCTGTTGAACACGCTCGGCTGTGAAGTGGTCATTCCGAAGAACCAGCAATGCTGCGGCGCCTTGCAAGGGCATAGCGGTGAAATGGAACGGGCGAGAAGGAACGCGAAAGCGAATCTTGAAGCATTCGATCTCGATGGCATCGACTATATCGTCAACAATGCAGGTGGTTGTGGAGCGTTCCTGTCCGAATATGACCGGCTGTTCGAGCGGGATCCGGCTTTGCTTGCGAAGGCGCAGCAGTTCTTCGAAAAGCAGATTGATATTTCCTCGTTGCTCGTAAAGCTTGGCATTATCGATGAGCTATTAAAGCAACCGGTGACAGATACGGATGAAATCGTCACTTATCAGGATTCCTGCCACTTGCGGAATGTCAATCGAGTGAAGGACGAGCCAAGGGAAATATTGAAAGCGGTCAAAGGCAGTCTATTTGTGGAAATGCCCGGTTCGCATCTTTGTTGCGGTTCCGCCGGTGTATATAATTTACTTCAACCAGAAATGGCTTCACGAATTCTCGGTTCGAAAATGGAAGAGGTGAAACGGGTTCAGGCAACGACGATCATTACGACAAATCCAGGATGTTTGCTTCAAATGAAAGTCGGCGTAGAAAGGGAAGGCTTATCCGGAACTGCCCGCGCCATGCATATCGTCGATTTTATTCACGAAAAAATTATAGAAACCTACGGAGGGAAATGA
- a CDS encoding DctP family TRAP transporter solute-binding subunit codes for MKMKKGKILGAIGLTAMLMLGACSKDDTGSASSDKKYNLKMSVTVNDSSTWYKAAEKLANDMKEETDGRINIEVFPNEQLSGGDQGKGVELLAKGQTDLSLHSTIIYSILDDRFGVPSAPFLFSEHAEADKVFSGKGGEMIGEILNEKGVELLGFGENGFRQVTNSKHEIKSPADMKGMKIRIPGINMYTDLYRALGADPTTMAFSEVFTSLQQGTIHGQENPIDVIHSSKLNEVQDYLTTWNYSYDPLVLGMNKKLFDSMSKEDQELFKKLGKEAAAYQIELAREKEAQQIEELKVAGMQFYEPTEAEMEEFKAAVQPLYEKYTDIWGEDLLKAFQDQ; via the coding sequence ATGAAGATGAAAAAAGGCAAAATTTTAGGGGCGATCGGTTTAACGGCGATGCTCATGCTGGGTGCTTGTTCAAAAGACGACACGGGCAGCGCATCAAGTGATAAAAAATACAATTTGAAAATGTCCGTAACGGTGAACGACTCTTCCACATGGTACAAAGCAGCGGAAAAACTGGCCAACGACATGAAGGAAGAAACGGACGGCAGGATTAATATCGAAGTGTTCCCGAATGAGCAGTTATCGGGTGGTGACCAAGGGAAAGGTGTCGAGCTATTGGCAAAAGGGCAGACGGATTTGAGCTTGCACTCCACAATCATTTATTCCATCCTCGATGATCGATTCGGAGTGCCGAGTGCGCCGTTCCTGTTCAGTGAACATGCGGAAGCGGATAAAGTGTTCAGTGGCAAAGGCGGTGAAATGATCGGGGAAATCTTGAATGAAAAAGGCGTTGAATTGCTTGGGTTCGGAGAAAACGGCTTCCGCCAAGTGACGAACAGCAAACATGAAATTAAATCGCCTGCAGATATGAAAGGGATGAAAATCCGTATCCCTGGCATTAACATGTACACCGATCTGTACCGTGCATTAGGGGCTGACCCTACGACAATGGCATTCTCTGAAGTGTTCACGTCGTTGCAGCAAGGCACGATCCACGGGCAGGAAAACCCGATTGACGTCATCCATTCTTCTAAGCTGAATGAAGTTCAAGATTATTTGACGACATGGAACTATTCTTACGATCCATTAGTGCTCGGAATGAACAAAAAGCTATTCGATTCGATGAGCAAGGAAGATCAGGAGCTGTTCAAGAAGTTAGGAAAAGAAGCTGCGGCTTATCAAATCGAGCTTGCACGTGAAAAAGAAGCGCAGCAAATTGAAGAGTTGAAAGTTGCCGGCATGCAATTCTATGAGCCGACAGAAGCGGAAATGGAAGAATTCAAAGCTGCCGTTCAACCGCTTTACGAAAAATACACAGATATTTGGGGCGAAGATTTGCTTAAAGCATTCCAAGATCAATAA
- a CDS encoding TRAP transporter small permease gives MERVISRLEEWIVVIVLSIMSTIAFVNILSRGFANHSFSFAEEITVNLFVALTFVGTAIGVRQYAHLGFTLVYDTANLFVKNIITILVGVLMSLLFVILIYFGIQMLLFQVEMGQKTPALGWPQWVFSMAMPIGAALCLFRTIQATIKEFREQNRKGEQAV, from the coding sequence ATGGAAAGAGTGATTAGCAGATTAGAAGAGTGGATTGTTGTAATCGTTTTGTCCATCATGTCCACCATCGCTTTTGTGAACATCCTTTCAAGGGGATTTGCGAACCATTCGTTCTCCTTTGCCGAGGAGATCACGGTGAATTTGTTCGTAGCACTCACTTTCGTCGGGACAGCCATCGGTGTGCGGCAATACGCACACCTTGGCTTTACTCTCGTATATGATACGGCGAATTTATTCGTCAAAAACATCATTACGATTCTCGTTGGTGTCTTGATGTCATTATTGTTTGTCATTCTCATCTATTTCGGAATTCAAATGCTCTTGTTCCAAGTGGAAATGGGACAAAAGACGCCAGCACTCGGATGGCCGCAATGGGTGTTCTCAATGGCAATGCCAATCGGGGCGGCATTGTGCCTGTTCAGGACGATACAAGCGACAATAAAAGAATTTCGTGAGCAAAACCGGAAAGGGGAGCAGGCGGTATGA